Genomic segment of Calditerricola satsumensis:
GTCACGTGGACGCACAAAACGTCCATGGAGGTGTTTGTCAAAATCGAAGCGGAAGACCTCCTCACCGGCAAGCGCCGGCTGACCTCAACCTCCTATCTCACCTTCGTCGCCCTCGACGAAAACGGCAAGCCCACCCTTGTCCCGGAAGTGATCCCCGAGACGGAAGAGGAAAAGTGGCACTACGCCAAAGCCAAGGAGCGCTACGAAATGCGCAAGAAGCGGCGCGCCGAACTGCTCAATCGCACCCTCTGATGCACAAACGGCAAGGGGCACGGTCAAATCCCGTGCCCCTATGAACGAAGGGTATGATGTCCGCGCTTTCGCCACATTTCCACGACAAGGAGGCTTCAGCCGTGTCACTCGGGCAAACCATTCGCACCCTTCGTCAGCGTCGCGGCATGTCGCAGTCCGAATTGGCCGAAGGCATTTGCACGCAAAGCGAGATCAGCCGCATCGAAAACG
This window contains:
- a CDS encoding acyl-CoA thioesterase, with the translated sequence MNARKASESRTVMTDIVLPPDTNTHGTIFGGRVMAYVDRIASIAAMRHCRRPVVTASSDSLDFLAPIRVGDAICIEAFVTWTHKTSMEVFVKIEAEDLLTGKRRLTSTSYLTFVALDENGKPTLVPEVIPETEEEKWHYAKAKERYEMRKKRRAELLNRTL